In Trifolium pratense cultivar HEN17-A07 linkage group LG7, ARS_RC_1.1, whole genome shotgun sequence, a genomic segment contains:
- the LOC123896007 gene encoding putative B3 domain-containing protein At5g58280 yields the protein MDRSHVYSSCFWLGLPSRFCVEHFPKTVYNMTLEDEDASEYDVVYLGSRGGLSGGWRAFALENKLDDGDALVFELVEPTRFKIYIVKAFPNIDEQEEEENNTLVQEIMHTSKVTKVSKTSSNRGSKSKKTKMQKYVTETKSSGVNPNKKHHL from the coding sequence ATGGACCGGTCTCATGTTTATAGTAGTTGTTTTTGGTTGGGTCTTCCTAGTAGATTTTGTGTGGAACACTTTCCAAAAACGGTGTATAATATGACTTTAGAGGATGAAGATGCCTCAGAGTATGATGTTGTTTACCTTGGTAGTAGAGGTGGCCTAAGTGGTGGCTGGAGAGCATTTGCATTGGAAAATAAATTGGATGATGGTGATGCACTTGTTTTTGAATTGGTTGAACCAACAAGGTTTAAGATTTACATTGTTAAAGCATTTCCAAATATAgatgaacaagaagaagaagaaaacaataCTCTGGTGCAAGAAATTATGCACACATCCAAAGTAACAAAAGTATCCAAGACTTCCTCTAATCGTGGatcaaaatcaaagaaaactaaaatgCAAAAATATGTCACTGAAACGAAGTCATCAGGGGTAAATCCGAATAAGAAACATCACCTGTAA